In a genomic window of Trueperaceae bacterium:
- a CDS encoding Gfo/Idh/MocA family oxidoreductase yields the protein NETKVAALAARHGLSRWSTDLEACLAEPELTLYFDAQVTNLRVESVKRAIAAGKDVYCEKPTAESLGEALELARLARAAGVRNGVVQDKLFLPGFMKLKRLIDSGFFGRILSVRGEFGYWVFEGDWQEAQRPSWNYRKEDGGGIIVDMLCHWRYLLDGLFGGVNAVSCLGAIHVPERHDERGKPYAVTADDAAYATFELQGGVIAQINSSWATRVYRDELFVLQVDGTEGSAVAGLRECKAQHRVNTPKPVWNPDVPNPHDFRAQWQDVPDNAVFENAFKVQWEMFLKHLVTGAPFKWDLLEAAKGVQLAELGLESWEQRRWLTVPELVL from the coding sequence AACGAGACCAAGGTCGCGGCGCTGGCCGCCCGCCACGGGCTGAGCCGCTGGAGCACCGACCTGGAGGCCTGCCTGGCCGAGCCCGAGCTCACCCTCTACTTCGACGCCCAGGTCACCAACCTGCGGGTCGAGAGCGTGAAGCGCGCCATCGCCGCCGGCAAGGACGTCTACTGCGAGAAACCCACGGCCGAGTCGCTCGGCGAGGCGCTGGAACTCGCCCGGCTGGCCCGCGCCGCCGGCGTCAGGAACGGCGTGGTGCAGGACAAGCTGTTCCTGCCGGGCTTCATGAAGCTCAAGCGCCTGATCGACTCGGGCTTCTTCGGGCGCATCCTCTCGGTGCGCGGCGAGTTCGGCTACTGGGTCTTCGAGGGCGACTGGCAGGAGGCGCAGCGCCCCTCCTGGAACTACCGCAAGGAGGACGGCGGCGGCATCATCGTCGACATGCTGTGCCACTGGCGTTACCTCCTCGACGGCCTCTTCGGCGGCGTCAACGCCGTGAGCTGCCTGGGCGCCATCCACGTCCCCGAGCGCCACGACGAGCGCGGCAAGCCGTACGCCGTCACGGCCGACGACGCCGCCTACGCCACCTTCGAGCTGCAGGGCGGCGTGATCGCGCAGATCAACTCGTCGTGGGCCACCCGCGTCTACCGCGACGAGCTGTTCGTGCTGCAGGTCGACGGCACCGAGGGCAGCGCCGTGGCGGGCCTGCGCGAGTGCAAGGCGCAGCACCGCGTCAACACCCCCAAGCCCGTGTGGAACCCCGACGTGCCCAACCCGCACGACTTCCGGGCCCAGTGGCAGGACGTGCCCGACAACGCGGTCTTCGAGAACGCGTTCAAGGTTCAGTGGGAGATGTTCCTGAAGCACCTCGTGACGGGCGCCCCCTTCAAGTGGGACCTGCTCGAGGCCGCCAAGGGCGTGCAGCTCGCCGAGCTGGGCCTCGAGTCGTGGGAACAGCGCCGCTGGCTGACCGTGCCGGAGCTCGTGCTGTGA
- a CDS encoding dihydrodipicolinate synthase family protein has product MRVRLPRADGTFYEHELGGGVGFAPPEGGFTSRVAYAAAHVVADPFADNTPGQRAAIDWDATLSYRRHLWRHGFGVAEAMDTAQRGMGLDWEGAKELIRRATAEAKVAGGLIACGAGTDHLTPGPGVGLDDVIAAYEEQCEFVEAQGSRVILMASRALAACAEGPDDYTRVYDRVLSQVAEPVIIHWLGDMFDPALAGYWGSRDLDAASETCLAVLAANAAKVDGIKVSLLDERREVDLRRRLPAGVRMYTGDDFNYPALIAGDEHGHSDALLGIFDAIAPAAATALKALDAGDRERYDAVLGPTVALSRHIFKAPTYFYKTGIVFLAYLNGYQDHFRMVAGQESGRSLPHLAELLVLADAAGLIVDGELAASRMNDVMRVAGMVEG; this is encoded by the coding sequence GTGAGGGTCCGGCTCCCGCGCGCGGACGGAACGTTCTACGAGCACGAGCTTGGGGGCGGCGTCGGCTTCGCGCCGCCCGAGGGCGGCTTCACGTCGCGCGTGGCGTACGCGGCCGCGCACGTGGTGGCCGACCCGTTCGCCGACAACACCCCCGGCCAACGCGCCGCCATCGACTGGGACGCCACCCTCTCCTACCGCCGCCACCTGTGGCGCCACGGCTTCGGGGTGGCCGAGGCCATGGACACGGCCCAGCGCGGCATGGGACTCGACTGGGAGGGCGCCAAGGAGCTCATCCGCCGCGCCACGGCCGAGGCGAAGGTCGCGGGCGGCCTCATCGCCTGCGGCGCGGGCACCGACCACCTGACCCCGGGCCCGGGCGTGGGCCTCGACGACGTCATCGCCGCCTACGAGGAGCAGTGCGAGTTCGTCGAGGCGCAGGGGTCGCGCGTCATCCTGATGGCCAGCCGCGCGCTGGCGGCCTGCGCCGAGGGCCCGGACGACTACACGCGCGTCTACGACCGCGTCCTGTCGCAGGTGGCCGAGCCCGTGATAATCCACTGGCTGGGCGACATGTTCGATCCCGCACTAGCGGGCTACTGGGGTTCTCGCGACCTGGACGCCGCCAGCGAGACGTGCCTCGCCGTCCTGGCCGCGAACGCCGCCAAGGTGGACGGCATCAAGGTGTCGCTCCTGGACGAGCGGCGCGAGGTCGACCTCAGGCGCCGCCTGCCGGCGGGCGTTCGCATGTACACGGGCGACGACTTCAACTACCCGGCGCTCATCGCGGGCGACGAGCACGGCCACAGCGACGCGCTCCTGGGCATCTTCGACGCCATCGCCCCCGCGGCGGCCACCGCCCTCAAGGCGCTCGACGCGGGCGACAGGGAGCGCTACGACGCGGTCCTCGGACCCACGGTGGCGCTCTCGCGCCACATCTTCAAGGCGCCCACCTACTTCTACAAGACGGGCATCGTGTTCCTCGCCTACCTGAACGGCTACCAGGATCACTTCCGCATGGTGGCGGGTCAGGAGTCGGGCCGGTCGCTGCCGCACCTCGCCGAGCTGCTCGTCCTCGCCGACGCGGCCGGGCTCATCGTCGACGGCGAGCTCGCCGCCAGCCGCATGAACGACGTCATGCGCGTGGCCGGCATGGTCGAGGGCTGA